The nucleotide window cgggtgtgatgtcagtgttggggttgggctgagccagaacacagcccggcctcaactgccagcactgacgtcacatccgtttcatttctgtctccacaatccatttttgccccagttcgaatgaggtgccactaaggaagtttcacttcaaaaaatagaagataaatgggcagtctttaaatcattgttagaaaagcacaactcatcagtgtatacccttgggtaataagtataaaagaaataagtcaaaaccaatgtggctaaataaacaggttggGGTGGAAAtgaacaagaagaggaaggcgtttagcttctttaagtcagaagggatggcgacagtgtatcagaattataaggaatgtgacaaaaattgcaaaagggcaatcaaattagcaaaaatggataatgaaataaggattgcaatagaaagtaagatcaaccctaaaaagttctgtaagtaccttaataacaaaaaaaaggagaaaagagaatataggactctttcagtgtgagatgggcagacagattattgagataaggaaaaagcagaggtattaaacaaattatttgcctctgtgtttaccagggaagaatcaatttcaatagtagtgccacaggaggaagccaaaacctccatattaataaacaattggttaaccgaggaagaagttcctaagcgacttgaaaaaattaaagtaaataaggcacctggccctgatgacatacatccaagagttctcaaggagttaagttcagtaatagccaaaccattacatttaatattcaaggactccatttccacaggctcagtacaaaaagattggcgtaaagcagatgtggtgcctatatttaaaaagggagctagatcacaactggggaattacagacctgtaagcctgacttcaatagtggggaaactacttgaaggtttaatacgggataatattcaggaatacccaatggaaaacaacattatttgtaataatcagcatggatttatggagGATAGATCAtgacaaactaaccttatttgtttctttgagggggtaagtaggaatttagaccagggtaatgcagttgatgtggtctacttagattttgcaaaggcttttgatacggttccacacaagaggttgatgtacaaaataaagcaaattggactcagtaataatatatgcacagggattgaaaactggttgaaggacagacaacagaggcttgtcataaatggaactttttcaggttgggctaaagtcgtgaatggagtacctcagggattggtagtgggacccctgctttttaacttgtttagaaatgaccttgaggtttgcatcgagagaaaagtctccatctttgctgatgatactaaattgtgtaaggtaatagaatcaaagcaggatgtcttttctcttcagaaggatttggagagactggaaacgtgggcaggtaaatggcagatgaggttaatacagataaatgtaaggttatgcatttgggatgcaagaataaacaggcgacttacaaattaaatggggataaatttggggaatccttgatggagaaggattgccgaatgcttgtagacagcaggcttagcaatagtgcccaaagtcaagcagtagctgcaaaggcaaacaagatcttatattgcattaaacgggcaatggatggaagggaagtaaacataattatgcccctttacaaagcattagtaagactagACGAAGAACCtctctgcagagagagagaatcagcaGGCACAGCGAGCAAAAAAGTAttaaggctggactgtgctaaacaaaaatgcctttattaatccatgagcaaaaaatagaataaaagaggGGAATAGATCCCCTGTGTGCCCTCTAAGAGCGCACAGGGGCTCTATTCCcctcttttattctattttttgctcattaattaataaaggcatttttgtttagcacagtccagccttaaTACTTTTTTGCtcgcagtgcccgctgattctctctctctgcagagaGGTTTACGTCTATCTACTTCTACAGCCTGGAGCACGCTCACCCGGATGGAGTACTACACGGAGTAAGTGATCTCTTTATTTCAACTCCCCAGGGGAAATAGCCATATATGCGGGGTTTACACATATAGGGGTCTGTTGTTGGTCGAGAGACCAGCTCTGGTCAACCCTTTCCCCCTCGCTAGGCTTATCCCTTCACTAGCGGTCAAGTCAGGTTGACTTTATGTGATATATACTTACCCATTTTAACTCCTTGTTGTCCGGAGTTGTTTGCATCAAGTACATTGACTTTATACTCCTGGATTTATACTCTGCACCACACGTCAGTCTGTTTGGGGGGGCTCATCCTCCCTAATCGTTTTCtccattagtaagaccacaccttgaatatggagtacaattttgggcaccagtcctaagaaaatacattttgaaactagagagagtgcagggaagagccaccaaattaataaaggggatggacaatctaacttatgaggagaggctagctaaattagatttatttacattagaaaagaggcgtctaagaggggatatgataactatatacaaatatattcagggacaatacaatacaaataagtaagtatagatataggacaaagtatatgttgtctaaatttagcataggttgaacttgatggacgtacgtcttttttcaacctcatctactatgtaactatttaactatgtaaccgTCAAGACTCCATCTCATGTAGAGAATATAGCTTCCACTAGTTCAACTTTTTATCTGTTTATTTCACTGTATCTATTTTATATTGCTAACGGACTTATGTTGtccatattttattaaatttgtTATTATTTACTCTGTATACGCACTGTGAGTGTGCGCTCttcattttttgtgtattttttgttttaatgggATTAGGTATCCCCTGAAGAGCTGCCTATCTCTCTCCTGCTAATATTACTCCTCCTGTATGTAGGCTGGGTCACCTATCTCCTATTTTTGATCACATTTATGGTGCTATTTATGTATTAACCCTTTGTAGACACTCAGCGCTGTTTTTcctctgagatatatatatatatatatatatatatatatatatatatatacacactgtgtgtttgtgtgtgtgtgtatatatgtatgtgtgtgtgtgtatatatgtgtgtgtgtgtagactcTAGAGTATTTCCCTTTAAAATAGTGTGAGACAGAGCATAGACTAACTATATGGATCTCAAAatgaaacaggaagaggaaacaATTTAGGCAAAAATAAAGTAACAAGTCATAAAACATTAATTTTGTTTCATTATCTTGGTAAGTTGTTTACTATCATTTTACATGGTTTGTCCTCAAAGGGGAACCTGAAAAGTtgtttactatactgtatataatatatacatatatatgtgtcagttttatatatatatatatatatatatatatatacatatatatatatatatatatatatatatatatatatatatatatatatataaaactgacacatatatatgtatatattgtatacagtatagtaaacaacttttcactatatatatatatatagtgcagaataaatgagttcttcagtattaggtgataccttttttaggactaacaatttatgtcataggacaagctttcgagagttctcctctcttcttcaggtcaagcaaacactgtctcctggcttcaaacacttaacaccctaccttatctacagtaaatatctgttttttttttctctctctatacactgttttagccattgattcctgtgtaaatcagtattgcttgacctgaagaagagaggagaactctcgaaagcttgtcctataacataaattgttagtccaataaaaaaaggtatcacctaatactgaagaactcatttattctgcactatcgcaactggactaacacggctattttctgatttatatatatatatatatatatatatatatatatatatttttttttttttttttaaagattcttTTGACTATTCATTTTGTTCCAGTATCCCTTTCTTAATCAGTATTTCATTTGAGGAGTAGTAGTATTCCACTAAGATTAGTTCCTCTAATGATACTGATTGTAATTTTATTTCCTGTGGAAAATAATCAGAACTCTTATTCCAATTTTAAACAATGTTGCTTATTAATGCACATGGTCTATACTGATTTTAAGGATATGCTGAATGAGCTAACATTGTTCAGTTTTTGTTTCTCCCAACAATcagtacaaaaataataatagaagAAAGCCCCCCATTGTTACTTTAATTATTTGAAATGTTTGTTGGTCACAGATTTCCTGCCCTAGTAATCACTAAAATTATGTACAGTACCCACTTACCCATGTTAAAAATCAGTCCTACATAATTATTACTGTAACTACCGAAGTTGATATGCTGCATTAAATAACTCCTGTATGGCCATATTTCTAGAACTCCTTCACGATCTCCAAATTGTACAGTAGCTAATGTGAATTCATATTTACAAATCTTGTGTTATGCAAAACTCTTTTAAACGCATCTTTTATCTCTATGTTCCTCAAACTGTAGATTAGTGGATTTAAAAAAGGGGTAAGAATGGCATAAACCACAGACGCTTGCCTGCCGGTAGCAAAATAACCAGTGGTGGGATGAAAGTAATTAAATACACTTGTGCCATAAAAGATAAAGACTACCATCAGATGAGAAGTGCAGGTGGAGAAAACTTTAAGTCTCCCTTTATTTGTCTGAATCCTCAGAACTGTGTTAAAGATAGTGATGTATGGGAGAAATGTAATCAAAAAGGCACTCAACCCCAAAACTCCCCCAATGAGAAATATAAGTAGGATGTTAATGAAGGTATCATTGCATGAGAGCTGTAGCAATTGGCGCAGATCACAAAAGAAATTTTGGATAATATTTGGGCCACAAAAGGACAACCTCAATGTACTAAGCGTGTACATCAAGGAATATAGGATGCCAATAATCCATACAAATAGTGTCAGTTGAGCACAGACAGTCCAACGCATGATGTGAATGTAATGCAAAGGGTGGCAAATGGCAACATATCTGTCATAAGACATCACTGCCAGCAAGAAGACCTCAGTACTTATGAAAGTGATGAAGAAAAATAGCTGAGTTATACAAGCCACAATGGAAATTGTTTTCCTGTCCCTGAAAAAGTCAAAGAGTAAacgagggagggtgacagaggaaGAAAATATATCCAAACAGGCAAGATTGCCAAGGAAGAAGTACATAGGGGTATGGAGGCGAGAGTCAGTAAAGATCAGGAACATTATCAGGAGGTTCCAAGTAAGTGTCATCAGGTAGATGATGAGAAACAGCGGGAAGAGAAGATGCTGAATCTTAGGAATCTCTGACAATCCTTGCAAAATGAATTCGGATAATACTGTATTGTTTTCCATTCCATGTAATGTTATGTATAAAACTATTTGCATTTAGAAGATCCAGTTAGATATAATATTCATGGTATTGACATAGAACAGCTGGAAAGATAGGAAATAACATAATCAAGAGTAAGGCCTGTCTCTATAATTGACAAATACATTGCATGAGTTTGTCTAATTCGCTTAATTTTTCGGAACTTTAGAGAAAGATATTAAATACCCCGCTCAATATAAATTTATTAGGAATCTATAAATGTTTGTGCATCACTATGTACAATGAGTGCACAATACAATAAACACAATTAGTATGTTGCGGTCTCTGAAAGGAGCTCATAGCAATGATGTCTTCTCCCGATAAATATTGATTCAAACAGAAAAgcctaaaattaaaataatagaaCAGAAGAGTTGTGGGTGATGCAGGGTGCAATGGGACCCAGGGGACCCTAATTCCCctatacacatatacaaaaatacacaggtgtcccagcactcactgtctgtaAAGAAAACAGCTCAATTAAATGAATATGTCCGAAAATGCCAAACTGAATTTAATGTGAACACAAGAACAAATCACTTTGATTGTAGTACATCACTTTAAAGCAAACGTCTCAAGGAAGGGGAATGGGAGAAGGGACACAGAGAAACAACGTGACAAAACACACAAATGCTTGCCACAAGCAGGAGCCCGGAGGAGAATTTACACAGACAGGACGGTTTGCCTTTTGCTCTTATTGCCTTTAGCTTGGGACTCCTGTTACTGCTACACTTCTGGTTAAGTTAACATCTTGCACTTGTATTAAGTGACAGGGCTGCATCTTGTACAGGGGAGAGAGGatatagggaagtacctctgggtccCCTTGGTCCAGAGTGGGCTTGAGAAAGAGGTGAGAACCTCGAAACGATCATTGCCCCCTTACATACCCTCCTCCTTttagtgttttttcccctttgtgTTGTTCATTTGTGTGTTTTGTCACGTTGTTTCCCTGTGTCCCTTCTCCCAGTCCCCTTCCCTGAGACCTCTGCTTTAAAGTGATGTACTACTCCAAGTGATTTGTTCTTGTGTTCACATTAAATTCAGATTGGCATTTGTGGACATATTCCTTTAATTGAGCTGTTTTCTTTacagtcagtgagtgctgggacaccTGTGTATTTTTCTAAAATTAAAATATTCCCTCTTGTACTGTACTAACTTACACCAAATACATTTTTGCTTAAAAATGCAGTTTGTTTAAACTTATTAACTTAACTGAAGACAACTGACTCCCACAAACCAGCACCTTACATAATGGACTTGTCCCTCAAAATGTTGTATTTTTATAATTAGCTAAACAATGCCTGTACAAATAAATGACATGTATTTTCTTTGTTGTGTACCATCTACTTCCCAAAATGATATTGCTATTACTCTCCCAGCTGTAGGTTGAAAGTCTATTGGGGTGAGAGGGGTTTGTTGGGGAGGGGATGGAGGTATTGAGCACCAAGTGAATCTGCTTGCCTGTTTCAGACTCTTTGGAGTGTAGACACAATTTGTTCACAATTAAGTTATAACTGTAATTATGTCCATTTTTTAATGTATAACTCCATAGAAAATGGTacaatactgtaaatgatgtaaGGAAGGGATTTAATATATTAGCATACTGTGAACTAAAGGAAGGGTGAATACATTTTCATTCTATTTGGTAAAGTTTGTTTTAATTTAATATCACTTAATCACACAATAAGAACGTCTACAATTTTTAAGAAATGTCACAGGTCACAATATTCTGTATAATTAAGGTATAATCTGTTTCATTTCACTCCTAATCTGTCTTCTAGTAAAAAATATAGGGGTTTCCTTAAAATAAGTGGCACAACTTACCCATAACGTGTGTGTAGTCGACTGGTGATGCACAATGACAAAAACTGTGCTTTAAAAACTGAATGATAAATCTCTGGGGCTTAATAAAGGTAAACAGATTTTTTTCACTTATGGCCCAGAAGGATGATACAGAAAGTTTGGAATTTTGCCACCTTTAAAGCATTGTACTGACCATGTACAgaatttattttacatttgtgCAGAATAATGGCAAacatttgaatgtatttattattcAGATATTGTATCAGGATATATTgaaatacagtataaacacagTTTCAAGTTCTGTATAATCTGGCAAGGAAAATGAGCCATGGTCACACAGAGCAGAGCTAATCAAGGCAGGGACTGACCCAACATGCTTAAAGTATGTATTCAAGGCCAACAGCTAAGGCCACGGACgcactgcctgcgctgcacgcgtgcctgcgaggctggcggtgtgcagccgagttccccagtctgcagagagctgcagggggaaagacaggggagtgatgggggcacggccatgacatcacccatcAGGTACaccatcattggctgaactgctgggTGGCGTGGTCTAGCGCTCTGTTGCATGTGTCAATCTCAATTTTCAGGTCTGGAAGAAAAACTCTCCGCGTGGCGCGCCCCCTCACAACGGGCCCGtccccattgagaggcggctcttgtccccgcatcgcccgccatagcgagcgctgcagtagccagtggggaacACATACAGACCAGCACCCAAAAGAGTCAAAAaaccctaatagagtccaaacagatggagggggagaaaatccaaatggtccaatcactggaagatctccaatccgggggtctgtgacatagggacagaaacaaaggaaaataatagtgtaatacgtaatgttaaaattggacaaacaacatgaaacacttaacaaAAGACATACACTAAACAAACAAGCTGAAAGTAAAATAACTATTgaataaaacaaacggagcctgctgcagcgggtcatcaaggggttaaaacccaaacccctacttacagcaggactggaaaaaaacacacgtgtataACCAAGTGGGGCAGACGCCGGCAGCAGTAAGGGTCCTCGTGGGCTCCCCGAAGTGTGGTAAATGTCCCTCTAACTTCGGAGCACTCTCCATGATGGACGCTGAGTAAGGGAAATCCACACACTCCTGCATGCAAGCACAACAGCCTCTCTCGCGATATCTCGATGACGTtgcttcctgcttcacttgagtgctcccttgagaaaggttctgtttctaggaccgaaacgtcggtgaatgtgcctgttttctactaatacacttcttttttggatactactgagtgtgctgtctcttccttgctttgtgggCCTGGACTCTGATCTGCCTGCGACGAGTGAGGTATATATAATGGGACTTCACCTTCACTGGacacatcccctgaggaagtgacttCAGTCACAAAATgcatagggtcagaggtcacggtgACTTGGAGAAGTACTGGTTGTGAGACCATGTcagtcaagtgaagcaggaagcagcgtCATCGAGATATCGCGAGAGAGGCTGTTGTGCTTGCATGCAGGAGTGTGGATTTCCCTTACTCGgcgtccatcttggagagtgctcCGAAGTTAGAGGGACATATACCACACATCGGGGAGCCCGCGAGGACCCTTTCTGCTGCCGGCGTCTGCCCCACTTGGTTATACACGCGTGTTTTTTCCAGTCCTGCtttaagtagggttttgggttttaaccccttgatgacccgctgcagcaggctccgtttgttttattaaatagttattttacttTCAGCTTGTTTGTTTAGTGTATGTCTTTTGTTAAgtatttcatgttgtttgtccaattttaacattacgtattacattattattttcctttgtttctgtccctatgtcatgGACCCCCGGAATTGGAGATCTTCCAGTGATTGGACCATTTGGattttctccccctccatctgtttggactctattagggactttggactcttttgggcgctggtctgtatatgttctttgtgttttctctggtgttgttctgctagtgttcctggctgccctgtacaCATTGTGTATTGTTACATGTTTCATTTAGTTTTTATATTGTtagtatttttaatttaatggtttatagCACCTAAGCACTTTCTTTTGTGTTATTAGTAGCCAGTGGGGACTAAGCCTAAAGCTCTCTCACACCACTTCCTCAAAATAAGTGTGGAAAGGTTTTAATATAAAACTATTGGTCATCCTAAATCTTACTCTGCGTTTCCCCCACCCCAGTTTATAACAGCATAAACCTCCACTGAGTCATAGGTTTCTAGCTGTTAAGGAtggcaaataataaaaaaaattgaaagtgCATCTAATATAATATACATGAAAATCTGACCAAGGAATGATGTGGATATAATTATATCTACATATTGAAAGAAAATGACTGTTTACAAGTCTGTTGAGTTGCTCTTTGTAAACGGTTATGCTTGAAAAGGTTACATCCCACAGATTTGCTGTTAAAGTAAGTATATAATAAGCTTTGCTAAGTAGATTATCTCAAAACAGAAGAGTACTACGGGGGATACTAAACTGGACTCAATAACTATTTTTGATCTTGTAGCAAAATGTTACAATTAGACTATGTAATCCCTTTCAGTCACTATGTGGCACAGTGGGTGGTGTAATTCCCATATATTATATTGGTAACGGCGACTGCTATGTATTCCATACAGCAAGTGACGTTATTTGTCCATACAAGAGTATGAGAATAAGTAGTGAAGAAATGGAGGCACAGGTTTTGTATTGCAAAGAAAAAGCTTTTCTCTATATTTAATGCATACTGAGTAGGGATGGGCggaccagtccaaatccgtttttCCAGAACTCCATGGATAGTTTTAACCAAATGTGTTCTCGGCACTAAATTCCATGTGCAGATTGAGCACTAAAAGATGAGACTTTCAAATGAAATAAATGTTGTCAGTTGTAAATACAATATATCCATTCAAACTTCCCTGTAAGCacattagggagacatgcctttGATgaaaatgttacatagttacatagggttttgggttttaaccccttgatgacccgctgcagcaggctccgtttgttttattaaatagttattttacttTCAGCTTGTTTGTTTAGTGTATGTCTTTTGTTAAgtatttcatgttgtttgtccaattttaacattacgtattacattattattttcctttgtttctgtccctatgtcatgGACCCCCGGAATTGGAGATCTTCCAGTGATTGGACCATTTGGattttctccccctccatctgtttggactctattagggactttggactcttttgggcgctggtctgtatatgttctttgtgttttctctggtgttgttctgctagtgttcctggctgccctgtacaCATTGTGTATTGTTACATGTTTCATTTAGTTTTTATATTGTtagtatttttaatttaatggtttatagCACCTAAGCACTTTCTTTTGTGTTATTAGTAGCCAGTGGGGACTAAGCCTAAAGCTCTCTCACACCACTTCCTCAAAATAAGTGTGGAAAAGTTTTAATATAAAACTATTGGTCATCCTAAATCTTACTCTGCGTTTCCCCCACCCCAGTTTATAACAGCATAAACCTCCACTGAGTCATAGGTTTCTAGCTGTTAAGGAtggcaaataataaaaaaaaattgaaagtgCATCTAATATAATATACATGAAAATCTGACCAAGGAATGATGTGGATATAATTATATCTACATATTGAAAGAAAATGACTGTTTACAAGTCTGTTGAGTTGCTCTTTGTAAACGGTTATGCTTGAAAAGGTTACATCCCACAGATTTGCTGTTAAAGTAAGTATATAATAAGCTTTGCTAAGTAGATTATCTCAAAACAGAAGAGTACTACGGGGGATACTAAACTGGGCTCAATAACTATTTTTGATCTTGTAGCAAAATGTTACAATTAGACTATGTAATCCCTTTCAGTCACTATGTGGC belongs to Ascaphus truei isolate aAscTru1 chromosome 11, aAscTru1.hap1, whole genome shotgun sequence and includes:
- the LOC142462852 gene encoding olfactory receptor 5B12-like is translated as MENNTVLSEFILQGLSEIPKIQHLLFPLFLIIYLMTLTWNLLIMFLIFTDSRLHTPMYFFLGNLACLDIFSSSVTLPRLLFDFFRDRKTISIVACITQLFFFITFISTEVFLLAVMSYDRYVAICHPLHYIHIMRWTVCAQLTLFVWIIGILYSLMYTLSTLRLSFCGPNIIQNFFCDLRQLLQLSCNDTFINILLIFLIGGVLGLSAFLITFLPYITIFNTVLRIQTNKGRLKVFSTCTSHLMVVFIFYGTSVFNYFHPTTGYFATGRQASVVYAILTPFLNPLIYSLRNIEIKDAFKRVLHNTRFVNMNSH